In Panthera tigris isolate Pti1 chromosome D2, P.tigris_Pti1_mat1.1, whole genome shotgun sequence, one DNA window encodes the following:
- the LOC102955878 gene encoding zinc finger protein 33B-like, giving the protein MESGSFRVRRAWSWERVSLRLLLRMGRTSQALLGSPAYGERRCGTSTILQGSLSFEDVTVGFSQEEWQHLDPAQRTLYRDVMLENYSHLVAVGCCVPKPDVIFRLEQGQQPWLVEEESLDQSCPEVCKVDNQLEQNQEIQHRHFWQTPFINNKTLTVHRGNVLGNIFNFSTDSIPSIKIPCKCDSCGMNLKCISELIINKKNYLSKKPDDLNPCGKLFLHSNPEKTQMGEKPCEFIQNQKYVSRNEDFIPYQKIKNVQQCLIQRNKEYEEYGKEFHEKALVPYNQACIGESPREHNESDKTFCNNATLVVRKIAQRMENLHEFNEYGKTFEKSSLLKPRVHLKVKGYEYIDRVVSFNRRSDFPDTGDRVFEYNNLGEPFWEKSVLNITARTRVGDKVHECDECGKAFCKKSKLPKHQKIHPREKPYECKECGKCFSRKSLLTLHQRIHTGEKPYECKACGKCFSRSSHLIIHQRTHTGEKPYECKECGKCFYHKSYLTVHQRIHTGEKPYECNQCGKTFISNSVLTIHQKTHTGEKPYECDRCGKFFSRNSYLTVHLRTHTGEKPYECELCGKTFCHKSDVTKHEKTHIGGKPYGCNQCGKTFSRNSGLKVHQRTHTKEKPYECNECGKSFSEKSVLTVHQRIHTGEKPYKCDECGKTFYNKSDLTKHHRTHTGEKPYECKECGKSFSRNSYLTVHQRSHTGEKPYVCKKCGKTFYLKSDYTVHKRTHRGEKSYHCNQCGKTFTCGSVLRSHQRTHTGEKPYECNECGKSFSEKSVLTVHQRIHTGEKPYKCNECGKSFCHKSDLTKHQRTHTGERPYECKHCGKTFSCNSGLKVHQRRHVREKPYECIECEVTAKESVITAHPRLHTEEES; this is encoded by the exons ATGGAGTCCGGAAGTTTCAGAGTCCGCCGCGCGTGGTCATGGGAACGGGTCTCCTTACGGCTCCTTCTGCGCATGGGCAGAACTTCGCAGGCCCTTCTAGGTTCTCCCGCTTACGGTGAGAGACGGTGCGGAACCTCCACGATCCTGCAG GGATCCTTATCATTTGAGGATGTGACTGTGGGCTTCTCCCAGGAAGAGTGGCAGCACCTGGACCCTGCCCAGAGGACCCTGTACAGGgacgtgatgctggagaactacaGCCACCTTGTCGCAGTGG GGTGCTGTGTCCCTAAACCAGACGTGATCTTCAGGCTGGAACAAGGACAGCAGCCATGGCTCGTAGAGGAAGAGTCCCTAGACCAGAGCTGCCCAG aAGTCTGCAAAGTTGATAACCAACTAGAACAGAATCAAGAAATCCAGCACAGACATTTCTGGCAGACTCCATTTatcaacaacaaaacactgaCTGTACACAGAGGTAATGTattaggaaacatttttaatttcagcacaGACAGCATTCCTTCCATAAAAATACCCTGTAAATGTGACTCATGTGGTAtgaatttgaaatgtatttcagaattaattattaataagaaaaactaTTTAAGTAAGAAGCCTGATGACCTCAATCCATGTGGGAAATTGTTCCTTCATAGTAACCCTGAAAAAACTCAAATGGGGGAGAAACCTTGTGAATTCATTCAAAATCAAAAATATGTAAGTCGTAATGAAGATTTCATTCcatatcagaaaattaaaaatgtacaacaATGCTTAATTCAAAGGAATAAGGAATATGAGGAATACGGGAAAGAGTTCCATGAGAAGGCACTTGTCCCATATAACCAAGCTTGTATAGGAGAGAGTCCTCGTGAACATAATGAATCTGATAAAACGTTCTGTAATAATGCAACCCTCGTGGTCCGTAAGATAGCACAAAGAATGGAAAATCTTCATGAGTTTAATGAATACGGTAAAACATTTGAGAAGTCCTCCCTCTTGAAACCTAGAGTTCATTTAAAGGTGAAGGGTTATGAGTACATTGATAGAGTGGTTAGTTTCAATAGGAGATCAGACTTCCCTGACACAGGAGATAGAGTATTTGAATATAACAACTTGGGAGAACCTTTCTGGGAGAAGTCCGTTCTTAATATAACTGCGAGAACACGCGTAGGAGACAAAGTCCATGAATGTGACGAATGTGGAAAAGCATTCTGCAAAAAGTCAAAACTCCCCAAACACCAGAAAATACATCCAAGAGAGAAACCATacgaatgtaaggaatgtgggaaatgcTTCTCTCGGAAATCCCTCCTCACTTTACATCAGAGAatccacacaggagagaaaccctacgAATGTAAGGCCTGTGGGAAATGCTTCTCTAGGAGTTCACACCTCATAATTCACCAGAGgactcacacaggagagaagccctatgaatgtaaggaatgtgggaagtgTTTCTACCATAAGTCCTATCTCACGGTACACCAGAGGAttcacacaggggagaagccctatgaatgtaaCCAATGTGGAAAAACCTTCATAAGCAACTCAGTCCTCACAATACATCAGAAGACACACACAGGCGAGAAACCCTATGAGTGTGATCGGTGTGGGAAATTCTTCTCCAGAAACTCGTACCTTACAGTACATCTGAGAActcacacaggggagaagccctACGAATGTGAGCTCTGTGGGAAAACCTTCTGTCACAAGTCAGATGTCACGAAACATGAGAAAACTCACATAGGGGGAAAACCCTATGGATGTAATCAGTGCGGGAAGACCTTTAGTCGTAACTCGGGCCTGAAAGTtcatcagagaactcacacaaaggagaaaccctatgaatgtaacgAGTGTGGGAAATCCTTTTCCGAGAAATCAGTTCTCACAGTACATCAGAGGATACACACAGGCGAGAAACCTTACAAGTGTGATGAATGTGGGAAAACCTTCTACAATAAATCGGACCTCACTAAACACCACAGAACTCACACaggtgagaaaccctatgaatgtaaggaatgtgggaaatcctTCTCTAGGAATTCATACCTTACAGTACACCAGAGAAGTCATACAGGGGAGAAACCCTATGTGTGCAAGAAATGTGGGAAAACTTTCTACCTTAAGTCAGACTATACAGTACATAAGAGAACACACAGAGGGGAGAAATCCTATCACTGTAATCAGTGTGGGAAGACTTTCACTTGCGGTTCAGTCCTCAGATcacatcagagaactcacacaggtgagaagccctatgaatgtaatgaGTGTGGGAAATCATTTTCGGAGAAATCCGTTCTCACCGTACATCAGAGGATacacacaggggagaaacctTATAAGTGTAACGAATGTGGGAAGTCCTTCTGTCATAAGTCAGATCTCACTAAGCATCAGAgaacacacacaggagagagaCCCTATGAGTGTAAGCATTGTGGGAAAACCTTCAGTTGCAACTCAGGCCTCAAAGTACATCAGAGAAGACACGTaagagagaaaccctatgaatgtattGAGTGCGAGGTAACTGCCAAGGAATCAGTTATCACAGCACATCCAAGGTtacacacagaggaagaaagcTAG